From Salmo salar chromosome ssa04, Ssal_v3.1, whole genome shotgun sequence, one genomic window encodes:
- the LOC106603481 gene encoding zinc finger protein 346 isoform X3, with the protein MQVNKMIQENGDLFSDALCKVCSAVLNSDSQKLAHYQSKKHANKVRRYMSIHKEEEPTIKRFKSPSGDSASSNGETDRSKACHICNMTFSSPVVAESHYQGKVHTKNLRLKTFGNQPAVALPQAVAPVVKKKKKKKEAQSEEASNVASSGPAEDDQGNFCSICHASFNNPLMAKQHYEGKKHKKQLTQQKLMETYGPSTAPASTVKGYPCTVCNIELNSVEQYQAHISGSKHKNHVRGKKVSSPMFISPSENKYTAENQQSEYQYTPEAEPVQEDWGAFSQDYE; encoded by the exons TAAACAAAATGATACAGGAGAATGGTGACCTGTTTTCTGATGCCCTGTGCAAAGTCTGCAGTGCTGTCCTGAATTCTGACTCCCAGAAACTTGCACATTATCAG AGCAAAAAGCATGCCAACAAAGTGAGACGCTACATGAGCATCCACAAAGAAGAGGAGCCCACCATCAAAAGGTTCAAGTCGCCTTCGGGAGACAGT GCCAGCAGTAATGGCGAGACGGACCGCTCCAAAGCCTGTCATATATGTAACATGACATTCTCCTCTCCGGTGGTGGCTGAGTCCCACTACCAGGGCAAGGTACACACCAAGAACCTGAGACTGAAGACCTTTGGCAACCAGCCCGCAG TAGCACTACCTCAGGCTGTGGCCCCAGTagtgaaaaagaagaagaagaagaaggaggctCAGTCAGAGGAGGCTAGCAACGTGGCATCGTCAGGCCCGGCCGAGGACGACCAGGGCAACTTCTGTTCCATCTGCCATGCCTCGTTCAACAACCCCCTCATGGCCAAGCAGCACTATGAAGGCAAGAAGCATAAAAAACAGCTGACCCAGCAGAAGCTTATGGAGACCTATGGGCCATCCACTGCACCAG CTTCCACAGTAAAGGGCTACCCATGTACTGTATGCAACATCGAACTCAACTCTGTGGAACAGTATCAGGCACACATCAGCGGCTCCAAACATAAGAACCA TGTCAGAGGGAAGAAAGTGAGCAGCCCGATGTTCATCAGCCCATCGGAAAACAAGTACACAGCAGAAAACCAGCAGTCAGAGTACCAGTATACGCCTGAAGCCGAACCAGTACAGGAGGACTGGGGCGCTTTCAGCCAAGATTACGAGTGA
- the LOC106603481 gene encoding zinc finger protein 346 isoform X2 — MALEEPNGDFPYLPSGAAEVNKMIQENGDLFSDALCKVCSAVLNSDSQKLAHYQSKKHANKVRRYMSIHKEEEPTIKRFKSPSGDSASSNGETDRSKACHICNMTFSSPVVAESHYQGKVHTKNLRLKTFGNQPAALPQAVAPVVKKKKKKKEAQSEEASNVASSGPAEDDQGNFCSICHASFNNPLMAKQHYEGKKHKKQLTQQKLMETYGPSTAPASTVKGYPCTVCNIELNSVEQYQAHISGSKHKNHVRGKKVSSPMFISPSENKYTAENQQSEYQYTPEAEPVQEDWGAFSQDYE, encoded by the exons TAAACAAAATGATACAGGAGAATGGTGACCTGTTTTCTGATGCCCTGTGCAAAGTCTGCAGTGCTGTCCTGAATTCTGACTCCCAGAAACTTGCACATTATCAG AGCAAAAAGCATGCCAACAAAGTGAGACGCTACATGAGCATCCACAAAGAAGAGGAGCCCACCATCAAAAGGTTCAAGTCGCCTTCGGGAGACAGT GCCAGCAGTAATGGCGAGACGGACCGCTCCAAAGCCTGTCATATATGTAACATGACATTCTCCTCTCCGGTGGTGGCTGAGTCCCACTACCAGGGCAAGGTACACACCAAGAACCTGAGACTGAAGACCTTTGGCAACCAGCCCGCAG CACTACCTCAGGCTGTGGCCCCAGTagtgaaaaagaagaagaagaagaaggaggctCAGTCAGAGGAGGCTAGCAACGTGGCATCGTCAGGCCCGGCCGAGGACGACCAGGGCAACTTCTGTTCCATCTGCCATGCCTCGTTCAACAACCCCCTCATGGCCAAGCAGCACTATGAAGGCAAGAAGCATAAAAAACAGCTGACCCAGCAGAAGCTTATGGAGACCTATGGGCCATCCACTGCACCAG CTTCCACAGTAAAGGGCTACCCATGTACTGTATGCAACATCGAACTCAACTCTGTGGAACAGTATCAGGCACACATCAGCGGCTCCAAACATAAGAACCA TGTCAGAGGGAAGAAAGTGAGCAGCCCGATGTTCATCAGCCCATCGGAAAACAAGTACACAGCAGAAAACCAGCAGTCAGAGTACCAGTATACGCCTGAAGCCGAACCAGTACAGGAGGACTGGGGCGCTTTCAGCCAAGATTACGAGTGA
- the LOC106603481 gene encoding zinc finger protein 346 isoform X1, with the protein MALEEPNGDFPYLPSGAAEVNKMIQENGDLFSDALCKVCSAVLNSDSQKLAHYQSKKHANKVRRYMSIHKEEEPTIKRFKSPSGDSASSNGETDRSKACHICNMTFSSPVVAESHYQGKVHTKNLRLKTFGNQPAVALPQAVAPVVKKKKKKKEAQSEEASNVASSGPAEDDQGNFCSICHASFNNPLMAKQHYEGKKHKKQLTQQKLMETYGPSTAPASTVKGYPCTVCNIELNSVEQYQAHISGSKHKNHVRGKKVSSPMFISPSENKYTAENQQSEYQYTPEAEPVQEDWGAFSQDYE; encoded by the exons TAAACAAAATGATACAGGAGAATGGTGACCTGTTTTCTGATGCCCTGTGCAAAGTCTGCAGTGCTGTCCTGAATTCTGACTCCCAGAAACTTGCACATTATCAG AGCAAAAAGCATGCCAACAAAGTGAGACGCTACATGAGCATCCACAAAGAAGAGGAGCCCACCATCAAAAGGTTCAAGTCGCCTTCGGGAGACAGT GCCAGCAGTAATGGCGAGACGGACCGCTCCAAAGCCTGTCATATATGTAACATGACATTCTCCTCTCCGGTGGTGGCTGAGTCCCACTACCAGGGCAAGGTACACACCAAGAACCTGAGACTGAAGACCTTTGGCAACCAGCCCGCAG TAGCACTACCTCAGGCTGTGGCCCCAGTagtgaaaaagaagaagaagaagaaggaggctCAGTCAGAGGAGGCTAGCAACGTGGCATCGTCAGGCCCGGCCGAGGACGACCAGGGCAACTTCTGTTCCATCTGCCATGCCTCGTTCAACAACCCCCTCATGGCCAAGCAGCACTATGAAGGCAAGAAGCATAAAAAACAGCTGACCCAGCAGAAGCTTATGGAGACCTATGGGCCATCCACTGCACCAG CTTCCACAGTAAAGGGCTACCCATGTACTGTATGCAACATCGAACTCAACTCTGTGGAACAGTATCAGGCACACATCAGCGGCTCCAAACATAAGAACCA TGTCAGAGGGAAGAAAGTGAGCAGCCCGATGTTCATCAGCCCATCGGAAAACAAGTACACAGCAGAAAACCAGCAGTCAGAGTACCAGTATACGCCTGAAGCCGAACCAGTACAGGAGGACTGGGGCGCTTTCAGCCAAGATTACGAGTGA
- the LOC106603481 gene encoding zinc finger protein 346 isoform X4 — MIQENGDLFSDALCKVCSAVLNSDSQKLAHYQSKKHANKVRRYMSIHKEEEPTIKRFKSPSGDSASSNGETDRSKACHICNMTFSSPVVAESHYQGKVHTKNLRLKTFGNQPAVALPQAVAPVVKKKKKKKEAQSEEASNVASSGPAEDDQGNFCSICHASFNNPLMAKQHYEGKKHKKQLTQQKLMETYGPSTAPASTVKGYPCTVCNIELNSVEQYQAHISGSKHKNHVRGKKVSSPMFISPSENKYTAENQQSEYQYTPEAEPVQEDWGAFSQDYE; from the exons ATGATACAGGAGAATGGTGACCTGTTTTCTGATGCCCTGTGCAAAGTCTGCAGTGCTGTCCTGAATTCTGACTCCCAGAAACTTGCACATTATCAG AGCAAAAAGCATGCCAACAAAGTGAGACGCTACATGAGCATCCACAAAGAAGAGGAGCCCACCATCAAAAGGTTCAAGTCGCCTTCGGGAGACAGT GCCAGCAGTAATGGCGAGACGGACCGCTCCAAAGCCTGTCATATATGTAACATGACATTCTCCTCTCCGGTGGTGGCTGAGTCCCACTACCAGGGCAAGGTACACACCAAGAACCTGAGACTGAAGACCTTTGGCAACCAGCCCGCAG TAGCACTACCTCAGGCTGTGGCCCCAGTagtgaaaaagaagaagaagaagaaggaggctCAGTCAGAGGAGGCTAGCAACGTGGCATCGTCAGGCCCGGCCGAGGACGACCAGGGCAACTTCTGTTCCATCTGCCATGCCTCGTTCAACAACCCCCTCATGGCCAAGCAGCACTATGAAGGCAAGAAGCATAAAAAACAGCTGACCCAGCAGAAGCTTATGGAGACCTATGGGCCATCCACTGCACCAG CTTCCACAGTAAAGGGCTACCCATGTACTGTATGCAACATCGAACTCAACTCTGTGGAACAGTATCAGGCACACATCAGCGGCTCCAAACATAAGAACCA TGTCAGAGGGAAGAAAGTGAGCAGCCCGATGTTCATCAGCCCATCGGAAAACAAGTACACAGCAGAAAACCAGCAGTCAGAGTACCAGTATACGCCTGAAGCCGAACCAGTACAGGAGGACTGGGGCGCTTTCAGCCAAGATTACGAGTGA